The following are encoded together in the Deltaproteobacteria bacterium genome:
- the cdhC gene encoding CO dehydrogenase/CO-methylating acetyl-CoA synthase complex subunit beta, whose protein sequence is MSKIICSAAIRGAHKIVDRAEAEWKEAMDRWGANEPVGFPNTAYYLPVIYAILGIAVEKLGDMEEVLKRCRILLPPLVKETSPLPYLAPALDAGMATFFAEEIIEAIRYLKEPDFYTKQEDPTDDNLWLGAADDVILRKRGIEFVDGTAPGFAAIVGAAPDPETAKKIATELQEKNLYVFMCAEHEGKRFSEQLVEAGVQVGWPTRLVSYGPDITAAVFAMGFASRVAMSFGGVKPGQFRRNLIYNKDRTFAFVMPMGFVNDEWYANAAGAINWGFPTIADTPIPEVLPTGVCTYEHVVSNVPHDQIVQKAVEVRGLKVTVAEVPVPVSYGPAFEGERVRGDDIYLEMGGGRTHAVEWITTGEMDEVEDGRVELFGPDITDVDPPGRLPIAIVGEVAGRNFEEDFEPILERQIHHLINYAQGVMHIGQRDIAWIRISKQAVEKGFRLEHLGKILYAKLHQDFGATFDKIQVKIYTEEEKVAEILEQARAVYAKRDARIEGMTDETTEIFYSCTLCQSFAPNHVCIISPERTGLCGAYNWMDCKASYEINPTGPNQPVEKGEPVDEWLGQWKGCNEFLKKASRGTFDHYNFYSIVNDPMTTCGCCECIAAILPMCNGIMTVNRDYLGMTPCGMKFTTLAGAVGGGVITPGFVGHGKYNITQRKFLRAEGGIKRLVWMPKMLKEEIKERFDKRAEELGIPDLMDRIADETIGVTEEEILPFLQEKEHPALTMESIL, encoded by the coding sequence GTGTCGAAGATAATTTGTTCTGCTGCCATTCGGGGAGCTCACAAGATCGTGGACCGGGCCGAGGCCGAGTGGAAAGAGGCCATGGATCGATGGGGAGCGAACGAGCCGGTTGGTTTTCCCAACACGGCTTACTATCTGCCGGTGATATATGCCATCCTGGGTATTGCGGTAGAGAAGCTCGGTGACATGGAGGAAGTCCTGAAGCGGTGTCGAATTCTGCTGCCGCCCCTGGTCAAGGAGACCTCCCCCCTTCCCTATCTGGCCCCGGCTCTCGATGCAGGAATGGCGACTTTTTTTGCCGAGGAGATCATCGAGGCTATCCGGTACCTCAAGGAGCCCGATTTCTATACCAAGCAGGAGGATCCGACAGACGATAATCTCTGGCTGGGAGCGGCCGACGACGTGATTCTGCGGAAAAGGGGCATCGAGTTCGTGGATGGAACAGCCCCGGGGTTTGCGGCGATTGTGGGTGCGGCTCCTGATCCGGAGACGGCCAAGAAAATCGCCACCGAACTCCAGGAAAAGAACCTCTACGTCTTCATGTGTGCAGAACACGAGGGGAAGCGGTTCAGCGAACAACTCGTGGAGGCGGGGGTCCAGGTGGGCTGGCCTACGCGGTTGGTCTCGTACGGACCGGACATCACGGCCGCCGTGTTCGCCATGGGTTTTGCCAGCCGGGTGGCCATGTCCTTCGGAGGGGTAAAACCCGGTCAGTTCCGGCGGAACCTGATCTACAACAAGGACCGGACATTCGCCTTTGTCATGCCCATGGGTTTTGTCAACGATGAATGGTACGCAAATGCGGCGGGCGCCATCAACTGGGGGTTTCCTACCATTGCGGACACGCCGATCCCGGAGGTTCTGCCTACCGGTGTGTGTACTTACGAACACGTGGTTTCCAACGTCCCCCACGACCAGATCGTGCAGAAGGCCGTGGAGGTGAGGGGCCTCAAGGTGACGGTCGCGGAAGTGCCGGTTCCTGTCTCATACGGTCCCGCCTTTGAGGGGGAGAGGGTTAGGGGGGACGATATCTACCTGGAGATGGGCGGTGGCAGGACTCATGCGGTGGAATGGATAACCACAGGCGAGATGGACGAGGTGGAGGACGGGCGGGTTGAGCTTTTCGGGCCGGACATAACCGATGTGGACCCTCCGGGCCGCCTTCCCATTGCCATAGTGGGCGAAGTGGCTGGGAGGAACTTCGAGGAGGATTTCGAACCCATCCTGGAACGGCAGATACACCATCTGATCAACTACGCCCAGGGTGTCATGCATATCGGCCAGCGGGATATCGCCTGGATTCGGATAAGCAAGCAGGCCGTGGAAAAGGGTTTCAGGCTCGAGCATCTGGGAAAGATCCTTTATGCGAAACTCCACCAGGATTTCGGAGCCACCTTCGATAAGATTCAGGTGAAGATCTATACCGAGGAGGAAAAGGTGGCCGAGATCCTGGAGCAGGCACGGGCCGTATATGCCAAAAGGGATGCACGGATCGAGGGGATGACCGACGAGACGACCGAGATCTTTTACTCGTGCACCCTCTGCCAGTCCTTTGCTCCAAACCACGTCTGCATAATCAGCCCTGAGCGGACCGGGTTGTGTGGGGCCTACAACTGGATGGACTGCAAGGCCTCATACGAGATCAACCCCACGGGCCCCAACCAGCCGGTGGAGAAGGGGGAGCCCGTGGATGAGTGGCTCGGCCAGTGGAAGGGTTGTAACGAGTTCCTCAAGAAGGCCTCCAGGGGGACCTTTGATCATTACAACTTCTACAGCATCGTCAACGATCCCATGACCACCTGCGGGTGTTGCGAGTGTATTGCCGCCATCCTTCCCATGTGCAACGGAATCATGACGGTGAACCGGGACTATCTGGGGATGACCCCCTGCGGTATGAAGTTCACCACTCTGGCCGGTGCCGTGGGCGGCGGTGTGATCACCCCGGGATTTGTCGGCCATGGAAAGTACAACATTACCCAGAGGAAGTTTCTCCGCGCCGAAGGAGGGATAAAGCGACTCGTATGGATGCCCAAGATGCTGAAAGAGGAGATCAAGGAGAGGTTCGACAAACGGGCCGAAGAGCTCGGTATTCCTGATCTGATGGACAGAATCGCAGACGAGACGATCGGCGTGACGGAAGAGGAGATTCTTCCCTTTCTCCAGGAAAAGGAACACCCCGCCCTGACCATGGAATCGATCCTCTGA
- a CDS encoding acetyl-CoA decarbonylase/synthase complex subunit gamma, with product MGLTGIQIFKLLPKTNCGECGVPTCLAFAMALAAGKAELSSCPYVSDEAKAQLAEASAPPIRPLTIGAGENALKIGGETVLFRHEKTFVNPTGMAVLIRDTMDDAEVGGRLKAFNEARFERVGLILRPELVAVKEESGDEKRFVGLIERVMKETDAGLVLMSEKTELLAAGVRACAERVPLIYAATNGNSEALADLAKEHNCPLAAKAKDLEELSRLTTRLDQAGVKDIVLDPGSRTMRRAFEDEIFIRRAALQKKFRPLGYPTITFPCEMTDDPMKECLIAATFIAKYGGIVVLSDFQGHSLFPLLVERMNIYTDPQRPMMMTEGIYEIGNPDENSPVLITTNFALTYFVVSGEIEASRVPSYLLVMDTEGLSVLTAWAAGKFVGDAMGMFIKKCGIGEKIKRKRIIIPGLVAAVSGDLEEELGSEWEVAIGPREAAHIAAFLKMG from the coding sequence ATGGGACTCACCGGAATCCAGATTTTCAAACTACTCCCCAAGACCAATTGCGGGGAGTGCGGGGTTCCCACGTGTTTGGCCTTTGCCATGGCACTGGCTGCGGGGAAAGCGGAACTGTCTTCCTGCCCCTACGTGTCTGACGAGGCAAAGGCTCAGCTCGCCGAAGCCTCGGCACCGCCGATCAGGCCACTCACCATAGGAGCCGGGGAGAACGCGTTGAAGATCGGAGGAGAAACGGTTCTCTTCCGTCATGAAAAGACCTTTGTGAATCCCACCGGCATGGCCGTGCTGATCCGTGACACCATGGATGATGCCGAGGTCGGGGGGAGATTGAAGGCTTTCAACGAGGCGAGGTTCGAGCGTGTGGGGCTCATCCTCAGGCCTGAACTGGTGGCCGTGAAGGAGGAGTCCGGTGACGAGAAGAGATTTGTGGGACTGATCGAACGGGTGATGAAAGAGACCGATGCCGGCCTGGTTCTCATGAGTGAGAAGACAGAGCTTCTCGCTGCCGGGGTCAGGGCCTGTGCCGAGAGGGTGCCTCTCATCTACGCTGCTACCAACGGGAATTCCGAGGCCCTGGCCGATCTCGCCAAGGAGCACAATTGCCCACTGGCCGCAAAGGCGAAGGATTTGGAGGAGCTCTCCCGGTTGACTACCCGGCTCGATCAGGCCGGTGTCAAGGACATCGTTCTCGACCCCGGGTCGAGGACGATGCGAAGGGCTTTTGAGGATGAGATCTTCATTCGCCGGGCGGCGCTGCAGAAGAAGTTTCGGCCCCTGGGCTACCCGACCATTACCTTCCCCTGTGAGATGACCGATGACCCGATGAAGGAGTGTCTTATCGCTGCCACCTTCATAGCCAAGTACGGGGGAATAGTCGTCTTGTCCGACTTTCAGGGGCACAGCCTCTTCCCCCTCCTGGTGGAGAGGATGAACATCTATACCGATCCGCAGCGGCCCATGATGATGACAGAGGGGATTTACGAAATCGGCAATCCCGACGAGAACTCACCGGTGCTGATCACCACGAACTTCGCGCTCACCTACTTTGTCGTGTCGGGCGAGATCGAGGCAAGCCGTGTTCCGAGCTATCTCCTGGTGATGGACACAGAGGGTCTCTCGGTCTTGACGGCCTGGGCGGCAGGGAAGTTTGTGGGTGACGCCATGGGCATGTTCATCAAGAAATGCGGGATCGGAGAAAAGATCAAGCGGAAGCGGATCATCATACCGGGGCTGGTTGCGGCGGTGAGTGGAGATCTTGAGGAGGAACTCGGTTCGGAATGGGAGGTTGCCATCGGACCCCGAGAGGCCGCTCACATCGCTGCTTTCCTCAAAATGGGGTAG